The Vigna unguiculata cultivar IT97K-499-35 chromosome 1, ASM411807v1, whole genome shotgun sequence nucleotide sequence TCCTCATTCTGGCTTTACCTTTTGCCCTTTCACCTCCACTCCAAACTagaattagcaaaaataaagtctacTTCACCtctaacaaggtttgaacctgtGACCTTCCACACATAAGGCCAAAGTACAACCACTATGCAAATTCACGTTTTGTGATAACCATTATAATCTTATGACTATATTATCACTCACCATTCACAATTacattaccaaaacaaaataataataaataaaatgacacacacttggcatacataggacttgaacccaagtcctttcacacacaaccaagtactctcaaccatttgagctagtacttttccacatcacatcaaacaatatttaatgccataaaagCTATTTCTAcccgcattaattaattaattaattatttaattaattaattttcacgggtttTATAATTCCCCCACCTTTAAAAGTGTTTGTCCTCGAAAATAGGACTTACTAGTAAAGAGGTGAGGATAAGACATCCTcatgagatcctccatctcccaagtcatctcctgTGTCGTCTCATCCTAGAGTACCTTCACCATCTTTAACTCCTTGCCTCTCAGTTGCTTGACCCGAGTATCTAATATGCGAACCGGTCCAACTGGCATAGTCAGATCCTCGCATACTTGCACCTCATCTGACTCCAAAACATGATCTGGACTTGTAATGTATTTCCTCAACTGTGAGACGTGAAACACATTATGCAAGTTGGATAGGTGAGGTGGTAGAGCGATCTCGTACGTCGCTGCTATTCTCCGTGTAATCTGATAAGGCCCTATAAATCTTGGAGTCAACTTCCTTGACTTAAGAACCCTTCTGATACCTATAATTGGAGTAAACCGGAGAAATACATGGTCTCCTTCATCAAATTCAAGTGGCTGTCTCCTCTTATCAGCATAAGACTTTTGCCTACTTTGAGTGGCTCGCATCCGATCGTGAATCAATTTAACCTGACTAGTCGTTTGTTGTAGAAATTCAGGACCAAGCACAAAGGCTTCACCATCCTGTTACCAGCACAAGGGAGTACTACACCTTCTTCCGTACAATGCTTCATAGGGCGCCATACCAATACTGGAGTGGTAACTATTATTGTAGGTGAATTCCACCAAAGGTAGCACATCATTCCAGTTTCCCATGTGATCCAGCACACATCTTTAAGTCTTATAacccaattaatcaatttcgtaGTCCtgtgttaatggactgtttaaggcaattaagaaagattgtaagagaagagaTAGATCAAGACACAAcagtttatactggttcgattcaaaaagaatctacgtccagtcttctcctaagtacacctacttaggaggattccactaacacaataaagatcaaagaattacaagaacatctatataattctagaacctaaaaaccaaagaacttgatctaccaatcaagaactcctcGTAGAAGCAATGCATCcacgcaattgcacctaggcctacacttcacacagtgaagcaactgtaatcagaaatacaataaaaaagaatcaagaaacgAATAAACCTATTGTTGTGTAGATTTGTCAATTTGCTCCTAGATTCAAGCTAGACCCATCAAGGTggaatcaaccatcaatctccttgaatcttcacttgaatgatcttcaAGAATGCTTAAGAACTCTGTGAATCTCAGAGGGTTGTTTCTCATAATGTTTTTCAATGATTTGTAACTTTTTCCAGAGTTGAAACAGAttttaaaaacaacttttatacAAAGTTCTCTGTtgtcattaatggattaggaattcacctaatcgattatcgtgagtgtattttcactgccttagtgcagtactcacaactaatccattagttaaagagCTAATCAATTCATGAGTGCACAAGCAAGAGTGTGATggttaattacaacttaatgcAGGCTTGATTTGCATCTGATAATTTCATACAAACAGCCTAATGCACAGCCTAACTAAAACATAACTAATTCTAAACTGGTAATGGACATGAAGTGtagccttggacatcatcagaaccatcttcatatgagttgaattagctccccctttcaacaatgtcccatttttttatgatggccaAAATATGTCCTATAACATAGCAGCATTATATGTCCTGCAATACATAAACAAATagctttctccccctttggacattAGCAAAGAGAGCATAGGGGTGTAACACAACTAAGCCAGCACATACCATGAACATCACAAAGTAACAATACAAAGTATGACAATACTAACAATGCAGCAGATGAAATCAGTAGCACAGGTTAACATCAGAGTGCAAACAACCATAAATCAAATCAGTAATTAAGTATTGCAATATCAGTTTAAATCTGTAGTGCAGATATTTATGGAAGTATAGAGCAAAGAGAAACCAAGACCAATGGGATGGCTAAACAGATCCAACAATAGGAATATCAGAGTGCATACAGGCAGTTAAGGATTACAGTACTAGCAAATGACTAATCTAATGAATTATGTAGTGTTCAGAAGCAAATTAGCCATAGCAGGAaaacgataatcgattagagaattacctaatggattaatttatgcagaaatatgaaaaaaaaggcacattttacttcctttttagtGAACAAACACGCAGTAAATTCAAAATGTAGGAGTACTTCAACCAACAATTATACTTGATCACAATAGAAGAGGAACTTTTTACCTTGGGaatgcctaaaatttgacctttgttattatcCCCTCTTGTAACACGACCATTAATTCGCTTTGTAAGATATCTTGTagaagttcttcacatctcctttcatgtgtcttgagcatccattatatagaagcgacattgttttccttgcatcaagacacacctgaaacaaagattaaagagaagatgcaggtacccaattgaacttgggtcctttcatgttagtggtttAAGGTGTTCCTTTAGTtacccatttgtactctcctttaggaaccccacaatatttaaaatagcgGGAATTTAATGCATGACCAAGTTCAGAACAGTAGGAACAAATGacagatgttggtttactcatatttagaaaaattttgGTGCCTAATGGATTAGATTTGCCACTGCAACTtattccctctttattaagcacactcctttgagatcctaacactcctttgagagagttttcattaggaaatctatcttttctagctgtcttgggcatttttcacattggggagagcttgtgtcatctttggacctagagtgtgatgaaggattatgttgttcctttttaagattattgaatatggtgtgagttgattaagaaagctaagtgaaatccccactggacattaagatagcaagctatctagatgtgaaggttcctttcacaaaactcaagagaagaaaataatggattgattcaaaacaaaaaggaaatgaaaagcacataaaccatagaaaaccaagaacaattaaaggaagaagaaaacataaaatggaaaggaaagaaatggtaaaaatgtgagaagcacgccactacaaggctaggctataAGCCATGGCAAcattgaagatgagtggatgtgtgccgccacttgctatgcaagataaggcttaaaagtttcactcccaagggagcaaactctcacaaatggttgagacacaagagtgtttttacttcaaaatgttcaacccttttacatgtctaggagcaccccttatatcgaagagtttaggggcctctaagcaaataaaagatacctaaggatgtctctacaaaaacctaaacTTAGCTtttagaaactaggtcaaataaggtttcaaaaatgagagacaaaagagctaactatggtgtgtgcaaggctaatttggttctagcacaaaaggagacaaagaatgtgtctcatatgtctccaaaaagtggccaaagtgtgctaaaaacaaaggagacctatttttatagttgctagttttaattgcatttttaagaatcaaatatttgagatcaattccgtattcgttgtgagacgactcagggttatcttaaccctaactattttgttcactactaactggcaatactgaagttgctaaagtagtggtaatttgatcgcctaacgacagcgatatcacaccgcgaatcaacgtttttcaggttatgttgggcagttttggctactgtttttgttactcttcttactcaaaatcatccataaaaacctcaatacaatgctccaacaaatctgtaaaaatactcatcatacatcgttgaaatgttccaggagcattgcaaaggccaaatggcattttcctataagcatatgtaccgaatggacaagtaaaagtagtcttatgttgatcctctggggcaatacaaatctgaaaatacccagagaatccatcaagaaaacagtaatgagacttacctgccaatcgatctaacatctggtccatgaatggtaaaggaaagtggtccttcctggtagcctggtttagtcttctataatcaatacagaccctccagctattctgaatacaaGTAgaaatcaactcgttcttctcattcttgaccacggtgatcccaaatttcttggggaccacatgtacaggactcacccaagtgctgtcagaaatgggatatataatacctgcttgtagcaacttggtgacttctttcttcacaacctccatcagctgaggattcagtctcctctgaggttgccttactggcttagcatcctcctccaagagtattctgtgcatgcagaaagaaggactaataccaggaatatctgccaaagtccagcctattgctcgcttgtgatctttgataacttgcaatagcttttgttcctgctcatcagtaagcaaggcagatataataacagggagtttcccatccctctcaagataaacatatttcaaatgagatggtaaaggtttcaactccaaaatgggtggttgttccacagatggcaaca carries:
- the LOC114188847 gene encoding uncharacterized protein LOC114188847; protein product: MRATQSRQKSYADKRRQPLEFDEGDHVFLRFTPIIGIRRVLKSRKLTPRFIGPYQITRRIAATYEIALPPHLSNLHNVFHVSQLRKYITSPDHVLESDEVQVCEDLTMPVGPVRILDTRVKQLRGKELKMVKVL